From the Sphingobium sp. RAC03 genome, the window CGGGGGAGGGGTGTCACCCTATCGAGAGGGCGACACCCCTCCGTCTGGCCTGCGGCCATCCACCTCCCCTACCAGGGAGGATGACAAGAGACGGACGTCAACCTTGCCCTCTCCCGTCTTCACGGGAGAGGCTACGGAGACTTGGCAGCTTGCTGCCTAGTCGATGTCGGTGAGGGTCTTTTCTTCCAGATGCCAGGCAGACCCTCACCCTCCCACGCCTGCGGCGCGGGCCCCTCCCTCTCCCGTGAAGACGGGAGAGGTGTACATCAGTCGCCACCTTCCGGCACGCCCACCCCACAAACAAAACGGGCGCGACAACAAGTGCCGCGCCCGTCAAATCCGCAAGGCGGATGGTGCCACCTAAATCCGATTATTCCGCCGCGTTGGCTGCGTTCTCGGCCGGGGCTTCGGCGGCGTTGGCGGCATTGCCTGCCTCGGCCGCATTGTCACCCTCGGCGGCCGGTTCGGCATCGGCGGCGGGCAGGGGCAGGTTGGAGCCCTGCGTATTGAGCCAGGCGATCAGGTTGGCGCGATCGACCGGGTTGCCAAGGCCAGCAAAGGTCATCTTGGTGCCCGGCGCATATTCGCGCGGGCTCTTGAGCCACTTGTCCATCGCTTCGAACGTCCAGTTGCCCGGAACCGACTTGAGCGCTTCGGAATAAGCGAAACCGGCGACATGGCCATGCGCCTTGCCGACTGTCGCCCACAGATTGGGGCCGATGCCGTTCGCGCCACCCTGGTTCACGGTGTGGCAGGCGGCGCACTTGGCGAACACCTTTTCACCCGCCGCGACGTCCGCGCTGGCGAGCAGGGTGTTGAGGCTGGGACCAGCGACGCCGCCTTCGCCCTCGGCTTCGACGCCCTCGATCGCATAGCCCATGGTTTCGGGCCGCTCGTCATGGAAAACTTTGGAACTGACGATCGCGCCGCCAAGCGCGATGATGCCCGCGAACAGTGCCCAGCCCGCTACGGTATTGAAACGATCGCCCATTTCGCTCGATTTCCCTTGCGTATCTTTTCGGGCGGCTATGTTCCGGCCCCCTCTTGAGGGCTGCCATAATGGCGGACACGCCAAGGTGCAAGCCGGGTTGACGCGGGAAATATGTCAGTCCTGTTCACTGCCGCCCCGCCGATGCTTGCGCAGGCCCAAGCAAATGCATAAGCGCGCAACCACCCATGGACAATTATCCCGCCCCCGCCCGCATCATCGTCGCCGACCTCGCGGCCAAGGCCGCCGCCGATCCGGCCCGTGCCGTCG encodes:
- a CDS encoding c-type cytochrome: MGDRFNTVAGWALFAGIIALGGAIVSSKVFHDERPETMGYAIEGVEAEGEGGVAGPSLNTLLASADVAAGEKVFAKCAACHTVNQGGANGIGPNLWATVGKAHGHVAGFAYSEALKSVPGNWTFEAMDKWLKSPREYAPGTKMTFAGLGNPVDRANLIAWLNTQGSNLPLPAADAEPAAEGDNAAEAGNAANAAEAPAENAANAAE